One genomic window of Vibrio ziniensis includes the following:
- a CDS encoding sensor histidine kinase → MVDQVQEQHSHLDSLEDQVERYKQVLDVMPAGVILLDTQGVVREANPEAQRILGVPLLGERWYAIIQIAFAPREDDGHEISLRNGRKVRLAISASNTGQLILITDLTETRLLQARVSDLQRLSSLGRMVASLAHQVRTPLSSAMLYASNLGAPNLPTTTRERFQSKLMDRLYDLEKQVNDMLLFAKGGDNKVVKPFSIAELVGEFSPMVETALKNNQIDFCLEVEEQETMLLGNANAIASALSNLVMNAIQIAGKEAQIDVFFRPVNGELKISVQDNGPGVPLELQSKIMEPFFTTRSQGTGLGLAVVQMVCRAHDGRLELISEEGDGACFTVCIPLQNQTDSNYTETGE, encoded by the coding sequence ATGGTAGATCAAGTGCAAGAGCAGCATTCACATTTAGATTCATTAGAAGACCAAGTAGAACGCTATAAACAGGTTCTTGATGTCATGCCTGCTGGTGTGATTTTGCTTGATACCCAAGGAGTTGTGCGTGAAGCCAATCCCGAAGCACAGCGAATTTTGGGTGTCCCGTTATTAGGTGAGCGTTGGTACGCGATTATCCAAATTGCCTTTGCTCCGCGTGAAGATGACGGTCACGAAATCTCATTGCGTAATGGCCGTAAGGTGCGTTTGGCCATTTCCGCTTCTAATACAGGTCAGTTAATTTTGATTACTGATTTAACCGAGACGCGCTTACTGCAGGCTCGTGTCAGCGATTTACAACGATTGTCGTCGTTAGGTCGAATGGTTGCTTCGCTTGCTCATCAGGTGAGAACACCACTGTCCAGTGCTATGCTCTATGCTTCTAATCTGGGTGCGCCTAATTTGCCGACGACAACACGCGAACGCTTTCAAAGTAAATTGATGGATCGTTTGTACGATTTGGAAAAGCAGGTCAATGATATGTTGCTGTTTGCTAAAGGCGGCGACAACAAAGTAGTCAAACCATTTTCAATTGCTGAACTGGTTGGAGAATTTTCTCCAATGGTCGAGACAGCGCTGAAAAATAATCAAATTGATTTTTGTCTCGAAGTAGAAGAGCAAGAGACAATGTTACTGGGCAATGCGAACGCTATAGCCTCAGCTTTAAGCAATTTAGTGATGAATGCGATTCAGATTGCTGGCAAAGAAGCACAAATCGATGTCTTCTTCCGACCAGTGAATGGAGAGCTGAAAATATCCGTTCAAGATAATGGCCCTGGTGTTCCTTTAGAGCTGCAAAGTAAGATTATGGAACCTTTCTTTACGACTCGTTCTCAGGGAACGGGGTTGGGGCTTGCGGTAGTACAAATGGTCTGTCGAGCACATGACGGACGATTAGAACTGATTTCTGAAGAGGGAGACGGTGCCTGTTTCACCGTATGTATTCCTTTACAAAATCAAACGGATTCCAATTACACAGAAACTGGAGAATGA